In Canis lupus baileyi chromosome 15, mCanLup2.hap1, whole genome shotgun sequence, one genomic interval encodes:
- the LOC140605381 gene encoding ubiquitin carboxyl-terminal hydrolase 17-like protein 6 yields the protein MEAAHLHPSEEPQFSASPKPQSCWSRRGGAEVHGGPSVPERTSPASKTLSSPTDPLAPASAGLPPTKTPLSWKSLSQVGAGLQNMGNTCYVNATLQCLTYTEPLASYMLSQQHGTTCRRQTSCMLCTLQAHLTRVLCHPGRVLRPLPLLLAAFHRHKQEDAHEYLMFILDAMQQACLPEDKLSDPECPQDSTLIQQLFGGYWRSQIQCLHCQGISSTLEPYLDISLDIGDAHSVSQALEQLVKPELLEGENAYHCSKCLEKVPASKVLTLHTSPKVLILVLRRFSDLTGNKMTKEVQYPERLDMQHYLSEQRAGPLVYVLYAVLVHAGRSCHSGHYFCFVKAGNGQWYKMDDAKVSACDVTCALRQPAYVLFYMQKTDLERDLGRESVEEGGLASPEADPTVVGEASGEPATDPSVNHPELEERGEETSRQQMTLDQWRCLQECNRPKPELNVRRREIALPANAVILHHSKYRPEMPKNHPQQTVDLLTTAAGMLPPQVAGDVAKVPRGAGALAGNGHLIALMKSSRTELLEHKVRQLLLALQRRDVISICSFLDDYRGFATTDEVLDLLSTEAISCMLEIWLDYFRDEFCQLPEFPSLRMILEFMRQRMPGSDVELHARRYRQQFRRLQQRSQRGVMELVLAAGAEDLVKAEMLAPEFKVVQMLVEPMVPCPDEEEPPAPVATPEE from the exons ATGGAggctgcccacctccacccctcagaGGAGCCTCAGTTCAGCGCCTCTCCCAAACCCCAGTCATGCTGGTCAAGGAGAGGCGGTGCTGAAGTCCACGGAGGACCCTCTGTGCCCGAGAGGACATCTCCTGCATCAAAGACGCTCTCCTCCCCGACTGACCCGTTGGCTCCCGCATCAGCAGGGCTGCCTCCCACCAAGACGCCTCTGAGTTGGAAGAGCCTTTCCCAGGTGGGAGCCGGGCTTCAGAACATGGGCAACACTTGCTATGTGAATGCGACTCTACAGTGTCTGACCTACACAGAGCCCCTCGCCAGCTACATGCTGTCCCAGCAGCACGGGACCACCTGTAGGAGGCAGACATCCTGCATGCTGTGTACCCTGCAGGCTCACCTGACGCGGGTTCTCTGCCATCCTGGACGTGTGCTCCGGCCCCTGCCACTCCTGCTCGCCGCCTTCCACAGACACAAGCAGGAAGATGCCCATGAGTATCTCATGTTCATTCTGGATGCAATGCAGCAAGCATGCTTGCCTGAGGACAAGCTCTCAGACCCTGAGTGTCCTCAGGACAGCACCCTCATCCAGCAACTCTTTGGGGGGTACTGGAGGTCTCAAATCCAGTGTCTCCACTGCCAAGGCATTTCGAGCACTCTGgaaccttacctggacatcagccTGGACATCGGGGATGCTCACAGCGTCAGCCAAGCTTTGGAGCAGTTGGTGAAGCCCGAACTGCTGGAAGGTGAAAATGCCTACCATTGTAGTAAGTGTCTGGAGAAGGTGCCTGCGTCCAAGGTGTTGACTTTGCACACTTCCCCGAAGGTCCTCATCCTGGTCTTGAGACGATTCTCAGACTTGACAGGCAACAAAATGACTAAGGAGGTGCAATATCCTGAGCGCCTTGACATGCAACACTACctgtctgagcagagggcaggaccctTGGTTTATGTGCTCTATGCCGTGCTGGTGCACGCTGGGAGGAGTTGCCACAGCGGACATTACTTCTGTTTCGTAAAGGCAGGAAATGGCCAGTGGTATAAAATGGATGATGCTAAGGTCAGCGCCTGTGATGTGACTTGCGCGCTGCGCCAACCTGCCTATGTCCTCTTTTATATGCAGAAGACTGATCTGGAGAGAGACCTTGGGAGGGAGTCAGTCGAGGAGGGAGGACTCGCATCTCCCGAGGCAGACCCCACGGTGgtgggtgaggcctcaggagagccGGCAACGGATCCCTCCGTGAACCATCCTGAGTTGGAGGAGCGTGGGGAAGAGACCTCCAGACAACAAATGACATTAGACCAGTGGAGATGCCTCCAAGAATGCAACCGCCCTAAGCCTGAACTCaatgtcaggagaagagaaattgctcTTCCTGCGAACGCAGTCATCCTTCACCACTCCAAATACAGACCTGAGATGCCGAAGAATCATCCTCAGCAGACCGTCGACCTGCTCACCACTGCGGCTGGGATGCTCCCACCTCAGGTGGCCGGGGACGTGGCCAAAGTCCCTCGT GGTGCAGGGGCCTTGGCCGGGAATGGGCATCTGATCGCCCTGATGAAGTCCAGCCGGACGGAGTTGCTGGAGCACAAAGTCCGACAACTGCTGCTCGCCTTGCAGCGCAGAGATGTCATCTCCATTTGCAGCTTCTTAGACGACTATCGTGGATTCGCCACCACGGACGAGGTGCTGGACTTGCTGTCCACtga ggccatctcctGCATGCTGGAAATATGGCTGGATTATTTTCGGGATGAATTTTGTCAGCTCCCAGAATTTCCCTCCCTGAGGATGATTCTGGAATTCATGAGGCAGCGCATGCCAGGCTCGGACGTGGAACTCCATGCCCGGCGTTACCGCCAGCAATTCAGACGACTCCAGCAGCGGAGCCAGAGGGG GGTGATGGAGCTGGTCCTGGCTGCTGGAGCTGAGGACTTGGTCAAAGCCGAGATGCTGGCTCCTGAGTTTAAGGTAGTGCAGATGCTGGTCGAACCTATGGTTCCCTGCCCCGATGAGGAAGAGCCACCTGCACCCGTGGCCACCCCAGAGGAGTAG